From Chlorocebus sabaeus isolate Y175 chromosome 15, mChlSab1.0.hap1, whole genome shotgun sequence, the proteins below share one genomic window:
- the BDH1 gene encoding D-beta-hydroxybutyrate dehydrogenase, mitochondrial has product MLATRLSRPLSRLPGKTLSACNRENGARCPLLLGSTSFIPTGRRTYAAAVEPVGSKAVLVTGCDSGFGFSLAKHLHSKGFLVFAGCLMKDKGHDGVKELDSLNSDRLRTVQLNVCSSEEVEKVVEIVRSSLKDPEKGMWGLVNNAGISTFGEVEFTSMETYKEVAEVNLWGTVRTTKSFLPLIRRAKGRVVNISSMLGRMANPARSPYCITKFGVEAFSDCLRYEMRSLGVKVSVVEPGNFIAATSLYSPESIRAIAKKMWDELPEVVRKDYGKKYFDEKIAKMETYCSSGSTDTSPVIDAVTHALTATTPYTRYHPMDYYWWLRMQIITHLPGAISDMIYIR; this is encoded by the exons ATGCCCACTATTGCTTGGTTCTACTTCCTTCATCCCGACTGGCCGTCGGACTTATGCCGCTGCAGTGGAGCCG GTTGGCAGCAAAGCTGTCCTGGTCACAGGCTGTGACTCTGGATTTGGGTTCTCGTTGGCCAAGCATCTACATTCAAAAGGCTTCCTTGTGTTTGCTGGCTGCTTGATGAAG gACAAAGGCCATGATGGGGTCAAGGAGCTGGACAGCCTAAACAGTGACCGACTGAGAACCGTCCAGCTCAACGTCTGCAGCAGTGAAGAGGTGGAGAAAGTGGTGGAGATCGTCCGCTCGAGCCTGAAGGACCCTGAGAAAG GGATGTGGGGCCTCGTTAACAACGCCGGCATCTCCACGTTCGGGGAGGTGGAGTTCACCAGCATGGAGACCTACAAGGAGGTGGCAGAAGTGAACCTTTGGGGCACAGTGCGGACAACGAAATCCTTTCTCCCCCTCATCCGAAGGGCCAAAG GCCGCGTGGTCAATATCAGCAGCATGCTGGGCCGCATGGCCAACCCGGCCCGCTCCCCGTACTGCATCACCAAGTTCGGGGTAGAGGCTTTCTCGGACTGCCTGCGCTATGAGATGCGCTCCCTGGGCGTGAAGGTCAGTGTGGTGGAGCCCGGCAACTTCATCGCTGCCACCAGCCTCTACAGCCCCGAGAGCATTCGGGCCATCGCCAAGAAGATGTGGGACGAGCTACCTGAGGTCGTGCGCAAGGACTACGGCAAGAAGTACTTTGATGAAAAGATCGCCAAGATGGAGACCTACTGCAGCAGTGGCTCCACAGACACGTCCCCTGTCATCGATGCTGTCACACACGCCCTGACCGCCACCACCCCCTACACCCGCTACCACCCCATGGACTACTACTGGTGGCTGCGAATGCAGATCATTACCCACTTGCCTGGAGCCATCTCCGACATGATCTACATCCGCTGA